One part of the Leucobacter triazinivorans genome encodes these proteins:
- a CDS encoding DUF817 domain-containing protein: protein MVTPETSDPGRDFTRLEAAIDRAANRILADKPARGPRHMLIECVVFVLKQAWACVFGALLLAVLVAARLWYPDDAPLARNDALTIAAILIQVGMLAFRLESGRELWVIVLFHITGTAMELFKTDVGSWAYEAEGVLRIGAVPLFSGFMYAAVGSYMVRVYRLHGLRFDRYPRVWATTLVAVGIYVNFFSHHFIWDLRWVLLVLVVLLWWRTVMHFRVWRVTLRVPLLLVFVGVALFIWLAENIGTWAGAWLYPHQEGGWEPVSPQKMIAWFLLMIISVVMVTWVYPPRPPEIREGSAERAERG, encoded by the coding sequence GTGGTGACTCCTGAGACCTCCGACCCCGGTCGCGACTTCACGCGGCTCGAGGCCGCGATCGACCGTGCGGCGAACCGGATCCTCGCCGACAAGCCGGCCAGGGGGCCGCGGCACATGCTCATCGAGTGCGTGGTCTTCGTGCTCAAGCAGGCGTGGGCGTGCGTGTTCGGCGCGCTGCTGCTCGCCGTGCTCGTGGCGGCGCGGCTCTGGTACCCCGACGACGCCCCGCTCGCCCGTAACGACGCGCTGACCATCGCGGCGATCCTGATCCAGGTCGGCATGCTCGCGTTTCGGCTGGAGAGCGGACGGGAGCTGTGGGTGATCGTGCTGTTCCACATCACGGGAACGGCGATGGAGCTCTTCAAGACCGACGTGGGATCCTGGGCCTACGAGGCCGAGGGGGTGCTGCGGATCGGCGCGGTGCCGCTCTTCAGCGGATTCATGTACGCGGCCGTGGGATCGTACATGGTGCGCGTCTACCGGCTGCACGGCCTGCGCTTCGACCGGTACCCGCGCGTTTGGGCCACGACCCTCGTGGCGGTGGGCATCTACGTGAACTTCTTCAGCCACCACTTCATCTGGGATCTGCGCTGGGTGCTGCTCGTGCTCGTCGTGCTGCTGTGGTGGCGCACCGTCATGCACTTCCGGGTGTGGCGGGTGACCCTGCGGGTGCCGCTGCTGCTGGTGTTCGTCGGGGTGGCGCTGTTCATCTGGCTCGCCGAGAATATCGGCACCTGGGCCGGAGCATGGCTCTACCCGCACCAGGAGGGCGGCTGGGAGCCGGTGTCGCCGCAGAAGATGATCGCCTGGTTCCTGCTGATGATCATCTCGGTGGTCATGGTGACCTGGGTCTACCCGCCGCGCCCGCCCGAGATCCGAGAGGGATCCGCGGAGCGGGCGGAGCGGGGCTAA
- the der gene encoding ribosome biogenesis GTPase Der yields MSEQNPGAGAEQDGPEVFDAGAVPEEQIIVGEGFGAGLDAGAGEGFDAAFDAAGGDFAAGDEVTDEERLRAMRSNLDAFDLEDDDLAIIGEDGEFLGFREPVAETLPVVAIVGRPNVGKSALVNRILGRREAVVEDVPGVTRDRVTYSAEWNGTRFSLVDTGGWEPDAKGIDASVALQAEVAIELCDVVMFVVDSRVGPTATDERVVQLLRRTKKPVFLVANKVDDAVLEAEAAQLWSLGLGEPHTVSALHGRGVADLLDQVIEALPEESAVAQPKLLGPRRVALLGRPNVGKSSLLNKAAGEERVVVNELSGTTRDPVDEQVEIAGRVWTFVDTAGIRRRVHLQKGADFYASLRTAAALEKAEVAVVLIDVTQEISDQDLRIIDLVLESGRALVLAFNKWDLLDDDRRRYLEREIDQDLAHVDWAPRVNISARTGRHLEKLVPALETALESWDTRIPTAKFNAFVAELVQEHPHPLRGGKQPRILFGTQVQNRPPTFVLFTSGFLDPQYRRFIQRRLRERYGFEGSPIVLNMRIRERRQRR; encoded by the coding sequence ATGAGCGAGCAGAATCCGGGCGCGGGCGCCGAACAGGACGGACCGGAGGTATTCGACGCGGGGGCGGTCCCCGAGGAGCAGATCATCGTCGGCGAGGGCTTCGGCGCGGGCCTCGACGCGGGGGCCGGCGAGGGCTTCGACGCGGCCTTCGACGCAGCGGGGGGCGACTTCGCCGCGGGCGACGAGGTCACCGACGAGGAGCGCCTGCGCGCCATGCGCTCGAACCTCGACGCCTTCGATCTGGAGGACGATGACCTCGCGATCATCGGCGAGGACGGGGAGTTCCTCGGCTTCCGGGAGCCCGTCGCCGAGACGCTGCCGGTAGTCGCGATCGTCGGCCGGCCCAACGTCGGCAAGTCGGCGCTCGTCAACCGCATCCTGGGCCGCCGCGAGGCCGTGGTGGAGGATGTGCCCGGCGTCACCCGCGACCGGGTGACCTACTCGGCCGAGTGGAACGGCACCCGGTTCAGCCTGGTCGACACCGGCGGCTGGGAGCCCGATGCCAAGGGCATCGACGCCTCGGTGGCCCTGCAGGCCGAGGTGGCGATCGAGCTGTGCGACGTCGTCATGTTCGTCGTCGACTCGCGCGTCGGGCCCACCGCGACCGACGAGCGGGTGGTGCAGTTGCTGCGGCGCACGAAGAAGCCGGTCTTCCTCGTCGCCAACAAGGTGGACGACGCGGTGCTCGAGGCCGAGGCCGCGCAGCTGTGGTCGCTCGGGCTCGGCGAGCCCCACACCGTCTCGGCGCTGCACGGCAGGGGTGTGGCCGACCTGCTCGACCAGGTGATCGAGGCGCTGCCCGAGGAGTCGGCGGTGGCGCAGCCCAAGCTGCTCGGCCCCCGCCGCGTTGCGCTGCTCGGGCGCCCCAACGTGGGCAAGTCGAGCCTGCTCAACAAGGCCGCGGGCGAGGAGCGCGTGGTGGTCAACGAGCTCTCGGGCACCACGCGCGACCCGGTGGACGAGCAGGTCGAGATCGCCGGCCGCGTGTGGACGTTCGTCGACACCGCCGGCATCCGCCGCCGCGTGCACCTGCAGAAGGGCGCCGACTTCTACGCGTCCCTGCGCACTGCTGCCGCGCTCGAGAAGGCCGAAGTAGCGGTCGTGCTCATCGACGTGACGCAGGAGATCAGCGATCAGGATCTGCGCATCATCGACCTGGTGCTCGAGTCGGGCCGGGCCCTCGTGCTCGCGTTCAACAAGTGGGATCTGCTCGACGACGACCGTCGCCGGTACCTGGAGCGGGAGATCGACCAGGATCTCGCGCATGTCGACTGGGCGCCGCGTGTCAACATCTCGGCGCGCACGGGCCGCCACCTCGAGAAGCTCGTCCCCGCCCTCGAGACGGCGCTCGAGTCGTGGGACACCCGCATTCCCACGGCGAAGTTCAACGCCTTCGTCGCCGAACTCGTGCAGGAGCACCCGCACCCGCTGCGCGGCGGCAAGCAGCCCCGCATCCTGTTCGGCACCCAGGTGCAGAACCGCCCGCCGACGTTCGTGCTCTTCACCTCGGGCTTCCTCGACCCGCAGTACCGCCGCTTCATCCAGCGCCGCCTGCGCGAGCGCTACGGCTTCGAGGGCAGCCCCATCGTGCTCAACATGCGCATCCGTGAGCGACGACAGCGACGTTAG
- the cmk gene encoding (d)CMP kinase gives MDAPTVAAAPILVAIDGPAGSGKSSVSRASAARLGFGILDTGAAYRALAWAARETGSDLDDEAAVLALLDSWRYSSTLIGDQRIGVLLHDGQSYRTYDVTAAIRDHAVSGQVSRVSKHPGVRERLNRMFREIVADSGLPGVVIEGRDITTVVAPDAPVRILMTASPEVRAQRRAGELEGLSHEQVLADIAARDAKDALVVDFMTPAPGVTLVDTSELDFEQSVQAVVDIVRAVQGAAEEGK, from the coding sequence ATGGACGCGCCGACCGTCGCGGCCGCGCCGATCCTCGTGGCGATCGACGGCCCCGCGGGCAGCGGCAAGTCGAGTGTGTCGCGCGCGTCGGCCGCGCGGCTCGGCTTCGGGATCCTCGACACGGGAGCCGCCTACCGCGCGCTGGCCTGGGCCGCACGCGAGACGGGCAGCGATCTCGACGACGAGGCCGCGGTGCTCGCGCTGCTGGACTCCTGGCGGTACTCCTCGACGCTGATCGGGGATCAGCGGATCGGTGTGCTGCTGCACGACGGCCAGAGCTACCGGACGTACGACGTGACCGCCGCGATCCGCGACCACGCGGTGAGCGGGCAGGTGAGCCGTGTCTCGAAGCACCCCGGGGTGCGCGAGCGTCTCAACCGGATGTTCCGCGAGATCGTCGCCGACTCGGGGCTGCCCGGAGTGGTGATCGAGGGGCGCGACATCACCACCGTGGTCGCTCCCGACGCGCCGGTGCGCATCCTCATGACGGCCTCGCCCGAGGTGCGCGCGCAGCGCCGGGCCGGCGAGCTCGAGGGGCTCTCGCACGAGCAGGTGCTCGCCGACATCGCCGCGCGCGACGCGAAGGACGCGCTCGTGGTGGATTTCATGACCCCGGCCCCCGGGGTGACGCTCGTCGACACGAGCGAACTGGACTTCGAGCAGTCGGTGCAGGCTGTGGTCGACATCGTACGAGCGGTGCAGGGCGCCGCGGAAGAGGGCAAGTGA
- a CDS encoding prephenate dehydrogenase → MNEQRISTPGIARRNEAGRGALAARTRGAVHVIGAGLLGASVGLGLRGRGVEVTLEDLSPTTVALAADYGAGRVRAADDPAPALVVVATPPDVVADVIERALATYPDAVVTDVASVKLAPFAELTRRGVDLTNYVGSHPMAGRERGGAIMARADLFKARPWIVCRDEETPADALSLVEAVALDLGGVLMEMTPEEHDRSVGLVSHLPQVVSSLLAARLVPAAEQAIGLAGAGLRDTTRIAESDPELWVQILGANREPVVEMLDAFGADLAAFADALRDPEHAGAKRRIADLLAAGNRGVARIPGKHGSSERFAKINVLVDDRPGELARLLTELGELGINMEDLRLEHSPGAQIGFAEIAVLPEVAERAVSDLVERGWRTL, encoded by the coding sequence ATGAACGAGCAGAGGATCTCGACCCCGGGGATCGCCCGCAGGAACGAGGCCGGTCGCGGCGCGCTCGCCGCACGCACCCGAGGGGCCGTGCACGTCATCGGCGCCGGCCTGCTCGGGGCGAGCGTGGGGCTCGGCCTGCGGGGCCGGGGCGTCGAGGTGACGCTCGAGGATCTCTCGCCGACCACCGTCGCGCTCGCCGCCGACTACGGCGCGGGGCGGGTGCGTGCGGCCGACGACCCCGCACCCGCGCTCGTCGTCGTCGCCACCCCGCCCGATGTCGTCGCCGACGTGATCGAGCGCGCGCTCGCCACCTACCCCGACGCCGTGGTCACCGACGTCGCCAGTGTGAAGCTCGCGCCCTTCGCCGAGCTCACCCGGCGGGGCGTCGACCTCACCAACTACGTCGGCTCCCACCCCATGGCGGGTCGGGAGCGCGGCGGCGCCATCATGGCGCGGGCGGACCTCTTCAAGGCGCGCCCCTGGATCGTCTGCCGCGACGAGGAGACGCCCGCCGATGCGCTCTCGCTCGTCGAGGCCGTGGCGCTCGACCTCGGCGGCGTGCTCATGGAGATGACCCCCGAGGAGCACGATCGCTCGGTGGGGCTCGTCTCGCACCTGCCGCAGGTCGTCTCGTCCCTGCTCGCCGCCCGGCTGGTCCCGGCCGCGGAACAGGCGATCGGCCTGGCGGGCGCCGGACTGCGCGACACGACGCGCATCGCCGAGAGCGATCCCGAGCTGTGGGTGCAGATCCTCGGCGCCAACCGGGAGCCGGTGGTCGAGATGCTCGACGCCTTCGGAGCCGACCTCGCCGCGTTCGCCGACGCGCTCCGCGATCCCGAGCACGCGGGCGCCAAGCGGCGCATCGCCGACCTGCTCGCCGCGGGCAATCGAGGCGTCGCGCGCATCCCGGGAAAGCACGGCTCGTCCGAGCGCTTCGCGAAGATCAACGTGCTCGTCGACGACCGGCCGGGCGAGCTCGCGCGACTGCTCACCGAACTCGGAGAACTGGGCATTAATATGGAAGACTTGCGCCTCGAGCACTCGCCGGGCGCGCAGATCGGTTTCGCGGAGATCGCGGTGCTGCCGGAGGTGGCCGAGCGCGCGGTCTCCGATCTCGTCGAACGCGGATGGAGGACGCTGTGA
- the scpB gene encoding SMC-Scp complex subunit ScpB, producing MTESTEYMTQTPEAVTAETGAPEAETESELARARAAHSLAQQLEALLIVADEPLSAMALATATDRPVREVRAVLGDLVAEFDGEAAGGAEGAGSPRGFELREVAGGYRFYVRESLDPVVADFVQQQTPAKLSQAALETLAVVAYRQPISRGAIASIRAVNVDSVVRTLLARGLITEVGQDPETTATLYGTTEALLGHLGIGDVSELPPIAPLLDEPTEGFDE from the coding sequence ATGACTGAATCGACGGAGTACATGACGCAGACGCCGGAAGCAGTGACGGCCGAGACCGGCGCGCCGGAGGCCGAGACCGAGAGTGAGCTGGCCCGCGCCCGCGCGGCGCACTCGCTCGCGCAGCAGCTCGAGGCGCTGCTGATCGTGGCCGACGAGCCGCTCAGCGCCATGGCGCTCGCCACCGCGACCGATCGGCCGGTGCGGGAGGTGCGCGCGGTGCTCGGCGATCTCGTCGCCGAGTTCGACGGCGAGGCGGCGGGCGGCGCGGAGGGGGCGGGATCGCCGCGCGGCTTCGAGCTGCGCGAGGTCGCGGGCGGATACCGCTTCTACGTGCGCGAGAGCCTCGACCCGGTGGTGGCCGACTTCGTGCAGCAGCAGACGCCGGCCAAGCTGTCGCAGGCGGCGCTCGAGACGCTCGCCGTGGTGGCCTACCGCCAGCCGATCTCGCGCGGAGCGATCGCGTCGATCCGCGCGGTCAACGTCGACTCCGTGGTGCGCACGCTGCTGGCCCGCGGCCTCATCACCGAGGTGGGGCAGGATCCCGAGACCACCGCCACCCTCTACGGCACGACGGAGGCGCTGCTCGGGCACCTCGGCATCGGCGACGTCTCGGAGCTGCCGCCGATCGCGCCGCTGCTCGACGAGCCGACGGAAGGATTCGACGAGTGA
- a CDS encoding segregation and condensation protein A, with protein sequence MVALDTQHTEPGAAGASGDSGAPGAAGGPGAAGTSGNAGTSGDTGTSDFRVTLEVFDGPFDLLLSLIGKHELDITEVSLSLVTDEFIAYLASLEGQGLVELDRASEFLVVAATLLDLKIASLLPQGEAVDAEDIALLEARDLLFARLLQYRAFKQASAWFQARLAAEEARHPRLVPLDARYRERTPELVWQLSAEDFAAIAMLAFAPREIPTVGLDHLHAPLVSIREQAAVVVSLLRPVDGRGGAHSFRELIAGVAERGVIVARFLAILELYRRAAVTFEQAEPLGELHVQWTGESWSDEELSTLGNDYD encoded by the coding sequence ATGGTCGCGCTCGACACGCAGCACACGGAGCCGGGCGCTGCAGGCGCCTCCGGCGATTCCGGTGCGCCCGGCGCTGCGGGCGGGCCCGGCGCTGCGGGCACGTCCGGCAATGCGGGCACGTCCGGCGACACGGGCACGTCCGACTTCCGCGTGACGCTCGAGGTGTTCGACGGGCCCTTCGACCTGCTGCTGAGCCTCATCGGCAAGCACGAGCTCGATATCACCGAGGTCTCCCTCAGCCTGGTCACCGATGAGTTCATCGCCTACCTCGCCTCCCTCGAGGGGCAGGGTCTCGTCGAGCTCGACCGCGCCTCGGAGTTCCTGGTGGTGGCGGCGACGCTGCTCGACCTCAAGATCGCCAGTCTGCTGCCGCAGGGCGAAGCGGTCGACGCCGAGGACATCGCGCTGCTCGAGGCCCGCGACCTGCTCTTCGCCCGCCTGCTGCAGTACCGGGCGTTCAAGCAGGCGAGCGCCTGGTTCCAGGCGCGGCTCGCCGCGGAGGAGGCGCGGCACCCCCGCCTGGTGCCGCTCGACGCGAGGTACCGCGAGCGCACCCCCGAGCTCGTGTGGCAGCTGTCGGCCGAGGACTTCGCCGCCATCGCGATGCTCGCCTTCGCGCCCCGGGAGATCCCCACCGTGGGGCTCGATCATCTGCACGCCCCGCTCGTGTCGATCCGCGAGCAGGCGGCCGTGGTCGTGTCGCTGCTGCGCCCTGTTGACGGGCGCGGGGGCGCGCACAGCTTCCGCGAGCTGATCGCGGGTGTCGCGGAGCGCGGCGTGATCGTGGCCCGGTTCCTCGCGATCCTCGAGCTCTACCGGCGGGCCGCCGTGACGTTCGAGCAGGCGGAGCCCCTCGGCGAGCTGCACGTGCAGTGGACGGGCGAGAGCTGGTCGGACGAGGAGCTCTCGACGCTGGGCAATGACTATGACTGA
- a CDS encoding ParA family protein: MAKQKVELGPTGRPDRVIPAPRKLDRHGPARIIAMCNQKGGVGKTTSTINLAAALARYGRRVLAVDFDPQGALSAGLGVPAHDVPTIYDLMLSKVKDPRDAIQRTETAGLDVIPANIDLSAAEVHLVTEVAREQILAGVLRKVADDYDVILIDCQPSLGLLTVNALTASHGVLIPLACEYFALRGVALLVETIDKVRDRLNPALELDGILATMYDPRTLHAREVLERVVDTFGDTVFDTVIGRTVKLPDAQIAAKPILDYAPSNAASEAYLKLARELVQRGVVA, from the coding sequence ATGGCGAAGCAGAAGGTCGAGCTGGGGCCCACCGGCCGTCCCGACCGCGTCATCCCTGCTCCCCGGAAGCTCGACCGGCACGGCCCCGCGCGCATCATCGCGATGTGCAACCAGAAGGGCGGCGTCGGCAAGACGACGAGCACCATCAACCTCGCGGCGGCGCTCGCGCGCTACGGCCGCAGGGTGCTCGCGGTCGACTTCGATCCGCAGGGCGCCCTCTCGGCCGGCCTCGGCGTGCCCGCGCACGATGTGCCCACGATCTACGACCTCATGCTGAGCAAGGTGAAGGATCCGCGCGACGCGATCCAGCGCACCGAGACCGCCGGGCTCGACGTGATCCCGGCCAACATCGATCTCTCGGCCGCCGAGGTGCACCTCGTCACCGAGGTGGCGCGCGAGCAGATCCTCGCCGGCGTGCTGCGCAAGGTCGCCGATGACTACGACGTGATCCTCATCGACTGCCAGCCCTCGCTCGGCCTGCTCACGGTGAACGCGCTCACGGCGAGCCACGGCGTGCTGATCCCGCTTGCCTGCGAGTACTTCGCGCTGCGCGGCGTGGCGCTGCTCGTCGAGACGATCGACAAGGTGCGGGATCGGCTCAACCCGGCCCTCGAGCTCGACGGCATCCTCGCCACCATGTACGACCCCCGCACGCTGCACGCGCGGGAGGTGCTCGAGCGCGTCGTCGACACCTTCGGCGACACGGTCTTCGACACCGTGATCGGCCGCACGGTGAAGCTGCCCGACGCGCAGATCGCGGCGAAGCCGATCCTCGACTACGCGCCCTCGAACGCGGCTTCCGAGGCGTATCTGAAGCTCGCGCGCGAGCTCGTGCAGCGCGGCGTGGTCGCCTAG
- a CDS encoding site-specific tyrosine recombinase XerD, which translates to MSERTAPRRGAPSAAQGIERYLRHVALERGLSANSQAAYRRDLEAYAAWLEARGVRDLSAVTPETLSEYVVDLGRPADPAAEAARPPLAPASITRRLSTVRGMHRFLFEEGLLESHAGSGVRTPKRAQRLPKALAVEDVEALLAAAGGAPEDGAPGGDDPVGLRDRALLELLYATGARVSEVTALDVDDLLTGAGRGDVWGDPLRALGEGGLLRVTGKGSKQRIVPYGSYAGRALAAYLVRARPPMAERGRGTPALFVGPRGGRLSRQSAWLVIRAAAERAGITSEVSPHTLRHSFATHLLAGGADVRTVQELLGHASVTTTQIYTQVTADTLREHYLLAHPRAR; encoded by the coding sequence ATGAGTGAGCGGACCGCACCGCGTCGGGGTGCGCCGAGCGCGGCTCAGGGCATCGAGCGCTATCTGCGCCACGTCGCCCTGGAGCGGGGGCTCTCGGCCAACAGCCAGGCGGCCTATCGTCGCGATCTCGAGGCCTATGCGGCGTGGCTCGAGGCGCGGGGAGTCCGGGATCTCTCCGCCGTCACCCCCGAGACGCTCTCGGAGTACGTGGTGGATCTGGGGCGGCCCGCGGATCCCGCAGCCGAGGCCGCGCGGCCTCCGCTGGCCCCGGCCTCCATCACCCGGCGCCTCTCCACCGTGCGCGGCATGCACCGCTTCCTGTTCGAGGAGGGGCTGCTCGAGAGCCACGCAGGCAGCGGGGTGCGCACGCCGAAGCGCGCGCAACGGCTGCCGAAGGCGCTCGCCGTCGAGGACGTGGAGGCGCTGCTCGCCGCGGCAGGCGGAGCGCCGGAGGACGGCGCGCCCGGCGGCGACGATCCGGTCGGGCTGCGCGACCGGGCGCTGCTCGAACTGCTCTACGCGACCGGGGCCCGCGTCAGCGAGGTCACCGCGCTCGACGTCGACGACCTGCTCACGGGCGCGGGCCGGGGAGACGTGTGGGGCGATCCGCTGCGCGCGCTCGGCGAGGGCGGGCTGCTGCGGGTCACCGGCAAGGGGTCCAAGCAGCGGATCGTGCCCTACGGGAGCTACGCCGGGCGTGCGCTCGCCGCCTATCTCGTGCGCGCGCGGCCGCCGATGGCGGAGCGCGGGCGGGGCACTCCGGCGCTCTTCGTCGGCCCCCGCGGGGGCCGACTGTCGCGCCAGAGCGCCTGGCTGGTGATCCGCGCGGCCGCCGAGCGCGCCGGCATCACGAGCGAGGTGTCGCCCCATACGCTGCGCCACTCCTTCGCCACGCACCTGCTGGCGGGAGGCGCCGATGTGCGCACCGTGCAGGAGCTGCTGGGCCACGCCTCGGTGACGACGACGCAGATCTACACCCAGGTGACGGCCGACACGCTGCGCGAGCACTACCTGCTGGCGCACCCGCGCGCGCGATAA
- a CDS encoding NUDIX domain-containing protein: MADQPDGLADARAEVRVLDSELLVRGRVWDVRRDRFEFGGSELVRDYLDHPGAVAVLAIDADDRVLLIRQYRHAIGHRDWEIPAGLMDAPGEPGLSAAQRELAEEADLRAERWDLLLDLFLSPGGTSEAMRIFLARDLHRVDHDYVRADEEAELVPRWVSLDEVVAAALDGRVQNAVTASAVLAAWAARARGWETLRDPELPWTAREASRGERSS, from the coding sequence GTGGCGGATCAGCCCGACGGCCTCGCCGACGCGCGCGCCGAGGTGCGCGTGCTCGACAGCGAGCTGCTCGTGCGCGGTCGGGTCTGGGACGTGCGTCGGGACCGCTTCGAGTTCGGCGGCTCCGAGCTGGTGCGCGACTACCTGGACCACCCGGGGGCGGTCGCCGTGCTGGCGATCGACGCCGACGACCGGGTGCTGCTGATCCGCCAGTACCGCCACGCGATCGGGCACCGCGACTGGGAGATCCCGGCGGGGCTCATGGACGCGCCGGGGGAGCCCGGCCTGAGCGCGGCGCAGCGGGAGCTGGCCGAGGAGGCCGATCTGCGCGCCGAGCGCTGGGATCTGCTGCTGGATCTGTTCCTGTCGCCCGGGGGCACGAGCGAGGCCATGCGCATCTTTCTCGCGCGGGATCTGCACCGCGTCGACCACGACTACGTGCGCGCCGACGAGGAGGCCGAACTGGTGCCGCGCTGGGTGTCGCTCGACGAGGTGGTCGCTGCCGCGCTCGACGGGCGCGTGCAGAACGCCGTCACCGCGAGCGCGGTGCTGGCCGCCTGGGCCGCCCGCGCGCGCGGCTGGGAGACGCTGCGCGATCCCGAGCTGCCCTGGACCGCCCGCGAGGCGTCGCGGGGCGAGCGCTCGAGCTGA
- a CDS encoding CTP synthase codes for MGIQQRADQTGITKHIFVTGGVVSSLGKGLTAASLGNLLTARGLRVVMQKLDPYLNVDPGTMNPFQHGEVFVTDDGAETDLDIGHYERFLGIDLSQAANVTTGQVYSTVIAKERRGEYLGDTVQVIPHITNEIKRRMRLQAEEDPRPDVIITEVGGTVGDIESQPFLESARQVRHELGRNNVFFVHVSLVPFMGASGEQKTKPTQHSVAALRSIGIQPDALVLRSDRPVTDDNLRKIALMCDVDENAVVNAVDVPSIYDLPRLLNDQGLDRIIVENLGLGERARDVDWTGWQPVLDAVHHPKGEITLALVGKYIDLPDAYLSVTEALRAGGFAHSTKVNIKWVPSDDCETPEGALEALGDVHGICVPGGFGIRGIEGKLGALRFARENGIPTLGLCLGLQCMVIEYARNVAGLEGASSTEFDPETPVPVIATMAEQVDIIDGGDLGGTMRLGLYEAALAEGSLAAELYGAPVASERHRHRYEVNNRYREQIAAAGLSFSGTSPDGRLVEYVELPAAQHPFYIATQAHPELRSRPGIPHPLFAGLAGAAIDRREAALLFEVDGEADAEAGSGDGSGTGAEAGSVTGAGE; via the coding sequence GTGGGAATACAGCAGCGCGCGGACCAGACAGGCATCACCAAGCACATCTTCGTCACCGGGGGTGTCGTCTCCTCTCTCGGCAAGGGCCTCACCGCCGCGAGCCTCGGCAATCTCCTGACCGCTCGCGGTCTGCGCGTGGTCATGCAGAAGCTGGATCCCTACCTCAATGTCGATCCCGGCACGATGAACCCGTTCCAGCACGGCGAGGTCTTCGTGACCGATGACGGGGCCGAGACCGATCTCGACATCGGGCACTACGAGCGCTTCCTCGGCATCGACCTCTCGCAGGCCGCGAACGTCACGACCGGCCAGGTCTACTCGACGGTCATCGCGAAGGAGCGCCGCGGCGAGTACCTCGGCGACACCGTGCAGGTGATCCCGCACATCACCAACGAGATCAAGCGCCGAATGCGCCTGCAGGCCGAGGAGGATCCGCGCCCCGACGTCATCATCACCGAGGTGGGCGGCACGGTGGGCGATATCGAGTCGCAGCCGTTCCTCGAGTCGGCGCGCCAGGTGCGCCACGAGCTCGGACGCAACAACGTGTTCTTCGTGCACGTGTCGCTCGTGCCGTTCATGGGCGCCTCCGGCGAGCAGAAGACCAAGCCGACCCAGCACTCCGTCGCGGCGCTGCGCTCCATCGGCATTCAGCCCGACGCGCTCGTGCTGCGCAGCGATCGTCCCGTCACCGACGACAACCTGCGCAAGATCGCCCTCATGTGCGACGTCGACGAGAACGCGGTGGTCAACGCGGTCGACGTGCCGAGCATCTACGACCTGCCGCGCTTGCTCAACGACCAGGGCCTCGATCGGATCATTGTCGAGAACCTCGGGCTCGGCGAGCGGGCTCGAGACGTCGACTGGACCGGCTGGCAGCCCGTGCTCGACGCGGTGCACCACCCGAAGGGCGAGATCACCCTCGCGCTCGTCGGCAAGTACATCGACCTGCCCGACGCCTACCTCTCGGTCACCGAGGCCCTGCGGGCCGGCGGCTTCGCGCACTCCACCAAGGTCAACATCAAGTGGGTGCCGTCGGACGACTGCGAGACGCCCGAGGGGGCGCTCGAGGCGCTCGGCGATGTCCACGGCATCTGCGTGCCCGGCGGCTTCGGCATCCGCGGCATCGAGGGCAAGCTCGGAGCGCTGCGCTTCGCCCGCGAGAACGGCATCCCGACGCTGGGCCTCTGCCTGGGCCTGCAGTGCATGGTGATCGAGTACGCGCGCAACGTGGCCGGCCTCGAGGGCGCCTCGTCGACCGAGTTCGACCCCGAGACGCCCGTGCCGGTGATCGCCACGATGGCCGAGCAGGTCGACATCATCGACGGCGGTGATCTCGGCGGCACCATGCGACTGGGGCTGTACGAGGCGGCACTCGCCGAGGGCTCGCTCGCCGCAGAGCTCTACGGGGCGCCCGTGGCGAGCGAACGCCACCGTCACCGCTACGAGGTCAACAACCGCTACCGCGAGCAGATCGCTGCGGCGGGGCTGTCGTTCTCGGGCACGAGCCCCGACGGCCGGCTGGTCGAGTACGTGGAGCTGCCCGCCGCGCAGCACCCCTTCTACATCGCGACCCAGGCGCACCCCGAGCTGCGCTCGCGTCCCGGGATCCCGCACCCGCTCTTCGCGGGTCTCGCCGGCGCCGCGATCGACCGCCGCGAGGCGGCCCTGCTCTTCGAGGTCGACGGAGAGGCGGATGCCGAGGCCGGCTCCGGCGACGGCTCCGGGACCGGTGCCGAGGCCGGCTCCGTCACCGGCGCCGGCGAGTAG